In the Euphorbia lathyris chromosome 5, ddEupLath1.1, whole genome shotgun sequence genome, one interval contains:
- the LOC136230810 gene encoding uncharacterized protein — protein sequence MKLPSSSPPLPPPQPTYVPPFVQRGHLKPSPLYKQHSWSPDIDRDEAWLRRKGKCKNRRSKSVTDDDLEELKACIELGFGFDSPESLDKRLSDTLPALGLYHAVNKHYYDSVGKSVTATTSPPSTASECDSPSPLGSPHTIFGPGDNPQTVKTRLRQWAQVVACSVRQCSN from the exons ATGAAACTCCCCTCCTCCTCGCCCCCGTTGCCACCACCGCAACCTACATATGTCCCTCCATTTGTACAACGAGGGCATCTGAAGCCATCGCCGCTGTATAAACAGCATTCTTGGTCGCCGGATATTGACCGGGATGAGGCGTGGCTTAGGCGAAAGGGAAAGTGCAAGAATAGGAGAAGCAAAAGCGTGACGGATGACGATCTTGAGGAGCTTAAGGCGTGCATCGAATTAGGTTTCGGATTTGACTCGCCTGAATCACTAGATAAACGCTTGTCCGATACCTTGCCGGCTCTGGGCCTTTATCATGCCGTTAACAAGCACTACTACGATTCGGTCGGGAAGTCCGTAACGGCGACGACGTCGCCTCCGTCTACAGCGTCTGAATGCGACTCACCGTCTCCGCTCGGCAGCCCGCACACCATATTCGGCCCTG GTGACAATCCACAGACGGTGAAAACAAGGCTAAGGCAGTGGGCGCAGGTGGTTGCTTGTTCGGTGCGGCAATGTTCAAATTGA